One window from the genome of Nicotiana sylvestris chromosome 9, ASM39365v2, whole genome shotgun sequence encodes:
- the LOC104246952 gene encoding U-box domain-containing protein 1, whose amino-acid sequence MKTHNPTKLKTSPNPLFSCGFFRRCTQTVLSPTTTTPPTLPISLSDDPPELTPLPLPLPPPPASSSESSSSSNSTSQSFTQWRFPLQSSPFSHTNYTQERPPREDMQITKVKPPVLCANLEELFHVAELQLTTCSDLDKVKAMHMLEHSLVPNPVAAPVDGGGNSVTCPETVMKGVVGCLTDRKISKSASKVLLALCLSENNRHVAVEAGAVGVVVEVLSDLEVAAAERSLAALELLCTVAEGAEEVRSHALAVPMMVEVMGRLEGNRGKEYAIGVLTVIYGGACDGAPVTAPAEEVARAVMLALQSDCSARGRRKGAQLLKILQNYGRADPTQEEEEVEPDPFETFFVFNK is encoded by the exons ATGAAAACTCATAACCCTACTAAGCTCAAAACCTCACCAAATCCACTATTTTCTTGTGGTTTCTTCCGCCGCTGTACTCAAACCGTTCTCAGCCCTACTACCACCACACCACCCACCCTCCCCATTTCACTTTCCGACGACCCACCGGAGCTAACTCCGTTACCGTTACCATTACCGCCGCCTCCGGCGAGTTCATCGGAGTCTTCATCATCTTCTAATAGTACTTCACAGAGTTTCACTCAATGGAGATTTCCATTACAAAGTTCACCATTTTCACACACTAATTACACACAAGAACGTCCACCAAGAGAAGACATGCAGATAACGAAAGTTAAACCGCCGGTTTTGTGCGCTAATTTGGAGGAGTTATTCCACGTGGCGGAATTACAGTTGACTACTTGTTCCGACTTGGACAAG GTTAAGGCAATGCACATGCTGGAGCATTCACTTGTTCCAAACCCAGTGGCGGCGCCCGTTGACGGCGGCGGAAATTCGGTGACATGCCCGGAGACAGTGATGAAAGGGGTAGTGGGGTGTTTAACGGAcagaaaaatatcaaaatcagCAAGCAAAGTATTATTAGCACTTTGTTTGTCGGAGAATAACCGACACGTGGCGGTCGAGGCAGGAGCTGTAGGGGTAGTGGTGGAAGTCTTGTCGGACTTGGAAGTTGCGGCGGCGGAGCGGTCGTTAGCGGCGCTGGAACTGCTGTGCACGGTGGCGGAAGGGGCGGAGGAAGTTAGGTCGCACGCGTTGGCGGTGCCGATGATGGTGGAAGTTATGGGGAGATTGGAAGGGAATCGAGGGAAGGAATATGCTATTGGTGTGTTGACGGTGATATACGGCGGCGCGTGTGACGGTGCGCCGGTGACTGCTCCGGCGGAAGAGGTGGCTCGTGCGGTGATGTTGGCTTTGCAAAGTGATTGTAGTGCTAGAGGGAGGAGAAAAGGGGCTCAACTTCTGAAAATCCTGCAAAATTATGGACGGGCCGACCCGACCCAGGAAGAGGAGGAAGTGGAGCCCGACCCGTTTGAAACCTTCTTTGTTTTCAATAAGTAA